The Pirellulales bacterium genome includes the window GCGACGCGTCGCTTAACTGGGCAGCCGCTTTGGTGATCGCGGATTGTCAGCCGTCGCCGCGCGTCATTAGGCTATCATGCCGCATAGGCTTATCTGGTGCGTCTGGCACCACGATTGTCTCTTCGAGCGAATCCATGATGGCTGACCGTGTCGAGTTCGCATGCGAGATCGACGACAGCGTTCCCACGACGCGCGATACGCTGTTGGTCGCGCTGGAGAAAACGCATCGTGACGTAACGGGCCTCTGGCAGCGCCTCGGTGCCGATGAATTCTTTACGCTGCCGGCCGATCGGGGTTGGTCTCCGGCCGGCAATCTCGTACACCTTGTCGGTGCCCTAACCCCCGTCACGATGGCTCTGAAGCTGCCGCGTTTCGTCCCGTGGCTACTATTTGGACGTCCCAGCAAGCCATCGCGCGCGTTCGTCGAGTTGCGCGATGCGTATCTCGGAAAATTGGGCCAGGGGGCCACGGCGGGCCGTTTCGCCGCCCAGCGTCGGCCGCCGCCGGCGAATCCGATCGCCGCGCGAGATGCTCTGGTCGCGCGCTGGCAGCCGGCCGTGCCCAAACTGTGCGCCGCGCTGCGCCGCTGGGATGACGCAGCGCTCGATCGATACCGGCTGCCGCACCCCATTCTCGGCAAGCTTTCCGTGCGCGAAATGCTGTACTTCACGGTGTACCATCTCAGGCATCATGCCGAGATTGTCGCCGCGCGCTTTCCTCGTGCGAATTAAACCGGGCCTGCTCATGGGCTACCGGCCTGCACGTCGCCGAGTAACCACTTGTGACGCGCACTCGATTTGCTAGCATTCGACCAGATGACGGCCGCTGCGCTCGCGCGTCGCGGGCTGAAGTTGCCACGGAGTTGGACACGCGCGAATCGGGAGCAAGGATGACCGTCACCCCCATGATGCGGCAGTACCAGGACGCCAAGGCGGCCTGCCCCGACGCGCTGCTGCTATTTCGCATGGGAGACTTCTACGAGGTATTTCACGACGACGCCAAAACAGCCGCGCGCGTCTTGAATCTCGCGCTCACCAGCCGTGAAAAGGGGGAAAACGCCATCCCCATGGCAGGCTTTCCCTACCATCAACTGGAAGCGTATCTGGGCAAGTTGATTGCGGCCGGCCTGCGCGTGGCCATCTGCGATCAGGTGGAAGATCCTCGCGAAGCCAAAGGGCTCGTAAAGCGCGAGCTGACGCGCATTGTTTCGCGCGGCACGGTAACCGACGACGCTCTGCTTGACCCGCGCGAGAATAACTTCCTTGCCGCACTTGTGCCGGGCAAAATCTCGGGGCTGGCCTGGGTCGAGCTATCAACAGGACGTTTTCACGCTGCGCAAC containing:
- a CDS encoding DinB family protein — its product is MADRVEFACEIDDSVPTTRDTLLVALEKTHRDVTGLWQRLGADEFFTLPADRGWSPAGNLVHLVGALTPVTMALKLPRFVPWLLFGRPSKPSRAFVELRDAYLGKLGQGATAGRFAAQRRPPPANPIAARDALVARWQPAVPKLCAALRRWDDAALDRYRLPHPILGKLSVREMLYFTVYHLRHHAEIVAARFPRAN